The proteins below come from a single Esox lucius isolate fEsoLuc1 chromosome 7, fEsoLuc1.pri, whole genome shotgun sequence genomic window:
- the gab3 gene encoding GRB2-associated-binding protein 3 isoform X1 gives MSAGDVVCTGWLIKSPPEKKLKRYTWRRRWFVLRRGRMSGNPDVLEYYRNKTSKKPIRIIDLKECEVHMQMEQRLVKREFENQPLFIIKTLSRIFYLVAKTEEEMNSWVSQIREICHFGPLDDGTESEEGFSQTPTSQQPSPALSQNMSFISNHDFVAIANSRVEISSQIESHRPLDYLFLSQCETGRFSISRCDSFSNSERSLEQTSSDATTEDVFSSPLGTDPSLSPFPDIGLSPCPFPHIRTLDPPFSAPCAPASSSSPPRTLHHTPNVFQFDKPYSSTVLEATSDGITPPPLPPKPTHLSEYLSNEGFHGPLGVGKWITGQPSLIPRRISLSGLPDQSRKGDIEGSALRSRNKRLSLNLPYFIATPNYQEDSYVPMASPTVCADEDLSDGYIPMSPTPISFLKANGITDAPLAPSLLTTAGLHGDLEPPPVDRNLKPRRRARPPPLDLRDLSTIRECPTLIRTMTDPGNVLVLERRQRSLGIKEEQEANIIPAESRHLLFAANDVANQPWLRRSNLDYLSLDFNSASPSPVQKKPFLADEHRVDYVQVDEKKTQALQNTKMEWKDVRQSKV, from the exons ATGAGTGCAGGGGATGTAGTCTGCACCGGCTGGCTCATCAAATCTCCCCCTGAAAAGAAGCTGAAGAGATAC ACATGGAGGAGACGGTGGTTTGTTCTTCGAAGAGGACGTATGAGTGGGAACCCAGATGTGTTGGAGTACTATCGAAACAAGACCTCGAAGAAGCCCATCCGCATCATTGACCTGAAAGAGTGTGAGGTTCACATGCAGATGGAGCAGCGCCTGGTTAAAAGGGAGTTTGAGAACCAACCCCTCTTCATTATTAAGACATTGTCTCGAATTTTCTACCTGGTGGCCAAGACTGAGGAAGAGATGAACAGTTGGGTCAGTCAGATCAGGGAGATCTGTCACTTTGGACCTTTGGATGATGGGACAG aATCAGAGGAAGGTTTCTCACAAACCCCAACCTCCCAGCAGCCGTCACCCGCTCTCTCCCAAAATATGTCATTCATTTCTAACCATGACTTCGTGGCTATTGCTAACAGCAGAGTGGAGATTTCCAGCCAGATAGAATCTCACCGTCCACTGGATTACCTCTTCCTTTCACAGTGTGAAACAGGAAGATTTAGCATCTCTAG ATGTGACAGCTTTTCAAACTCTGAGAGATCTCTTGAACAGACTTCATCGGACGCTACTACAGAAGATGTCTTCTCTTCACCTCTTGGCACGGACCCTTCTCTATCTCCTTTTCCTGACATTGGATTATCTCCATGCCCCTTTCCCCACATAAGGACCCTTGACCCCCCGTTCAGTGCCCCTTGTGCCCCTGCTTcatcttcctcccctcctcgaACTCTCCACCATACACCCAACGTCTTCCAGTTTGACAAGCCATATTCTTCTACTGTATTGGAGGCAACTTCTGATGGAATAACTCCACCTCCTCTGCCCCCTAAGCCTACTCACCTTTCAGAGTATCTCAGTAATGAGGGCTTTCATGGGCCTTTGGGTGTTGGGAAGTGGATTACAGGCCAACCTTCACTCATCCCTCGGAGGATCTCTTTGTCAGGCCTGCCAGACCAATCTAGAAAAG GAGACATTGAGGGAAGTGCGCTGAGGAGCAGAAACAAAAGGCTCAGTCTTAATTTG CCATATTTTATTGCTACTCCAAACTACCAGGAAGACTCATACGTGCCCATGGCTTCTCCAACTGTTTGTGCTGATGAAGATTTATCGGACGGCTACATCCCTATGAGCCCCACTCCAATCAGCTTCCTCAAGGCTAATGGCATAACAGATGCCCCTCTTGCTCCCTCCCTTCTTACCACTGCAGGTCTACATGGAGATTTAGAACCACCTCCAGTTGACAGGAATCTCAAACCACGAAGGAGAG CACGGCCTCCACCACTTGACCTGAGGGACCTGTCTACTATAAGAGAATGTCCAACTCTGATCAGAACCATGACAGACCCAGG AAATGTACTAGTCCTGGAGAGAAGACAACGAAGTCTTGGAATTAAAGAAGAACAAGAAGCCAACATCATTCCAGCA GAATCAAGGCACCTGTTATTTGCTGCAAATGATGTAGCCAACCAGCCATGGCTTAGACGATCAAACCTTGACTACCTTTCACTGGATTTCAATTCGGCATCCCCCTCTCCTGTGCAAAAG AAGCCCTTCCTTGCTGATGAACACAGGGTGGACTATGTGCAAGTGGATGAGAAGAAGACTCAGGCCCTGCAGAACACTAAGATGGAGTGGAAAGATGTCCGGCAGTCTAAAGTTTAA
- the gab3 gene encoding GRB2-associated-binding protein 3 isoform X2: MSGNPDVLEYYRNKTSKKPIRIIDLKECEVHMQMEQRLVKREFENQPLFIIKTLSRIFYLVAKTEEEMNSWVSQIREICHFGPLDDGTESEEGFSQTPTSQQPSPALSQNMSFISNHDFVAIANSRVEISSQIESHRPLDYLFLSQCETGRFSISRCDSFSNSERSLEQTSSDATTEDVFSSPLGTDPSLSPFPDIGLSPCPFPHIRTLDPPFSAPCAPASSSSPPRTLHHTPNVFQFDKPYSSTVLEATSDGITPPPLPPKPTHLSEYLSNEGFHGPLGVGKWITGQPSLIPRRISLSGLPDQSRKGDIEGSALRSRNKRLSLNLPYFIATPNYQEDSYVPMASPTVCADEDLSDGYIPMSPTPISFLKANGITDAPLAPSLLTTAGLHGDLEPPPVDRNLKPRRRARPPPLDLRDLSTIRECPTLIRTMTDPGNVLVLERRQRSLGIKEEQEANIIPAESRHLLFAANDVANQPWLRRSNLDYLSLDFNSASPSPVQKKPFLADEHRVDYVQVDEKKTQALQNTKMEWKDVRQSKV; the protein is encoded by the exons ATGAGTGGGAACCCAGATGTGTTGGAGTACTATCGAAACAAGACCTCGAAGAAGCCCATCCGCATCATTGACCTGAAAGAGTGTGAGGTTCACATGCAGATGGAGCAGCGCCTGGTTAAAAGGGAGTTTGAGAACCAACCCCTCTTCATTATTAAGACATTGTCTCGAATTTTCTACCTGGTGGCCAAGACTGAGGAAGAGATGAACAGTTGGGTCAGTCAGATCAGGGAGATCTGTCACTTTGGACCTTTGGATGATGGGACAG aATCAGAGGAAGGTTTCTCACAAACCCCAACCTCCCAGCAGCCGTCACCCGCTCTCTCCCAAAATATGTCATTCATTTCTAACCATGACTTCGTGGCTATTGCTAACAGCAGAGTGGAGATTTCCAGCCAGATAGAATCTCACCGTCCACTGGATTACCTCTTCCTTTCACAGTGTGAAACAGGAAGATTTAGCATCTCTAG ATGTGACAGCTTTTCAAACTCTGAGAGATCTCTTGAACAGACTTCATCGGACGCTACTACAGAAGATGTCTTCTCTTCACCTCTTGGCACGGACCCTTCTCTATCTCCTTTTCCTGACATTGGATTATCTCCATGCCCCTTTCCCCACATAAGGACCCTTGACCCCCCGTTCAGTGCCCCTTGTGCCCCTGCTTcatcttcctcccctcctcgaACTCTCCACCATACACCCAACGTCTTCCAGTTTGACAAGCCATATTCTTCTACTGTATTGGAGGCAACTTCTGATGGAATAACTCCACCTCCTCTGCCCCCTAAGCCTACTCACCTTTCAGAGTATCTCAGTAATGAGGGCTTTCATGGGCCTTTGGGTGTTGGGAAGTGGATTACAGGCCAACCTTCACTCATCCCTCGGAGGATCTCTTTGTCAGGCCTGCCAGACCAATCTAGAAAAG GAGACATTGAGGGAAGTGCGCTGAGGAGCAGAAACAAAAGGCTCAGTCTTAATTTG CCATATTTTATTGCTACTCCAAACTACCAGGAAGACTCATACGTGCCCATGGCTTCTCCAACTGTTTGTGCTGATGAAGATTTATCGGACGGCTACATCCCTATGAGCCCCACTCCAATCAGCTTCCTCAAGGCTAATGGCATAACAGATGCCCCTCTTGCTCCCTCCCTTCTTACCACTGCAGGTCTACATGGAGATTTAGAACCACCTCCAGTTGACAGGAATCTCAAACCACGAAGGAGAG CACGGCCTCCACCACTTGACCTGAGGGACCTGTCTACTATAAGAGAATGTCCAACTCTGATCAGAACCATGACAGACCCAGG AAATGTACTAGTCCTGGAGAGAAGACAACGAAGTCTTGGAATTAAAGAAGAACAAGAAGCCAACATCATTCCAGCA GAATCAAGGCACCTGTTATTTGCTGCAAATGATGTAGCCAACCAGCCATGGCTTAGACGATCAAACCTTGACTACCTTTCACTGGATTTCAATTCGGCATCCCCCTCTCCTGTGCAAAAG AAGCCCTTCCTTGCTGATGAACACAGGGTGGACTATGTGCAAGTGGATGAGAAGAAGACTCAGGCCCTGCAGAACACTAAGATGGAGTGGAAAGATGTCCGGCAGTCTAAAGTTTAA